Proteins from a single region of Sporosarcina sp. P33:
- the rimM gene encoding ribosome maturation factor RimM (Essential for efficient processing of 16S rRNA) — MEWFNVGTIVNTHGIKGEVRVMSKTDFPDERYKAGSKLAIFMPKSKTPTFVTVTSHRKHKNFDLLTFEGYPNINDVEKFRDGVIKVSEKELTELEENEFYYHEIIGCRVITDTGEEIGTVTEIIETGANDVWTVTPAEGKPHYIPYIEDVVKDINLDESVITIELMDGLLS, encoded by the coding sequence ATGGAATGGTTTAACGTAGGCACCATCGTCAATACACATGGTATTAAAGGGGAAGTGCGTGTTATGTCAAAGACGGACTTCCCGGATGAGCGTTACAAAGCAGGAAGCAAGCTGGCGATTTTTATGCCAAAAAGTAAAACACCGACTTTTGTGACGGTGACAAGCCATCGCAAGCATAAAAACTTTGACCTGCTGACGTTTGAAGGTTATCCGAACATCAATGACGTGGAGAAGTTCCGTGACGGCGTGATTAAAGTATCGGAAAAAGAGCTGACAGAACTTGAAGAGAATGAATTCTACTACCATGAAATCATCGGCTGCCGTGTTATTACAGATACAGGTGAAGAGATCGGCACTGTTACTGAGATTATCGAAACAGGCGCCAATGACGTCTGGACAGTCACACCTGCTGAAGGAAAACCGCATTATATCCCGTACATTGAAGATGTCGTAAAAGATATAAATCTCGACGAATCAGTAATTACAATTGAACTGATGGACGGTCTGCTTTCATGA
- the trmD gene encoding tRNA (guanosine(37)-N1)-methyltransferase TrmD: MMQIDVLSLFPEMFEGVLHSSIMKKAQEQQAASFRVTDFRDYATNKHRKVDDYPYGGGAGMVLKPEPLFAAVEAVTGTGESKPRVILMCPQGERFTQKKAEELAQEQHLVFICGHYEGYDERIREYLVTDEISLGDFVLTGGEVASMAIIDSVVRLLPDVLGNDLSAVHDSFSTGMLEHPQYTRPASFNGLEVPPVLLSGNHAEIDKWREEQAFYRTAARRPELLEDAPLTDYQQKLYRQWKQKRD, from the coding sequence ATGATGCAAATCGACGTACTCTCGCTGTTTCCGGAAATGTTTGAAGGCGTGCTGCATTCTTCCATTATGAAAAAAGCGCAGGAACAACAAGCCGCATCATTTCGAGTAACGGATTTTCGTGACTATGCAACAAATAAACATAGAAAAGTGGATGATTACCCGTATGGCGGCGGAGCGGGAATGGTATTAAAACCTGAACCTCTTTTCGCCGCAGTGGAAGCGGTGACCGGTACAGGTGAAAGCAAGCCGCGTGTCATTCTGATGTGTCCGCAGGGCGAACGCTTTACACAAAAGAAAGCAGAAGAACTTGCACAGGAGCAGCATCTGGTTTTCATCTGCGGTCATTATGAAGGGTATGACGAAAGAATCCGAGAATATTTGGTGACAGATGAAATCTCCCTGGGTGACTTCGTCCTGACAGGCGGAGAGGTGGCTTCGATGGCGATTATCGACAGTGTAGTGAGATTATTGCCGGACGTGCTTGGAAATGATCTCTCAGCTGTCCACGACTCGTTTTCGACGGGCATGCTGGAACATCCTCAGTACACCCGCCCTGCATCATTCAACGGCCTGGAAGTGCCTCCTGTGCTGTTATCAGGCAATCATGCTGAAATTGATAAGTGGAGAGAAGAGCAGGCGTTTTACCGCACGGCTGCACGGCGCCCGGAACTATTGGAGGATGCTCCGCTTACGGATTATCAGCAAAAACTTTACCGGCAATGGAAACAAAAAAGAGACTGA
- the rplS gene encoding 50S ribosomal protein L19, translated as MQKLIADITKDQLRTEHPSFRPGDTLRLHVKIIEGTRERIQLFEGVVIKRRGGGISETFTVRKISNGVGVERTFPLHTPKLAKIEVTRRGKVRRAKLYYLRKLRGKAARIKELR; from the coding sequence ATGCAAAAACTAATTGCAGATATTACAAAAGATCAGTTGCGCACTGAGCACCCTTCATTCCGTCCCGGTGACACTCTTCGCTTACACGTGAAGATCATTGAGGGAACTCGTGAGCGTATCCAGTTATTCGAAGGTGTTGTTATCAAACGCCGCGGTGGTGGAATCAGCGAAACTTTCACTGTCCGTAAAATTTCAAACGGTGTTGGAGTGGAACGTACATTCCCATTACACACACCAAAACTTGCAAAAATTGAAGTAACTCGTCGCGGTAAAGTTCGTCGTGCGAAATTGTACTACTTGCGTAAATTGCGCGGTAAAGCAGCACGTATTAAAGAACTCCGCTAA
- a CDS encoding KH domain-containing protein: MKQLIETIVKPLVDYPDDVKVVSEEQSQRVVYQLSVNAEDMGKVIGKQGRVAKAIRTIVYSAAGSHHGKKVYLDILD; this comes from the coding sequence ATGAAGCAGCTGATTGAAACAATTGTAAAACCGTTAGTCGATTACCCGGATGACGTGAAAGTGGTATCTGAAGAGCAGTCTCAGCGAGTCGTTTATCAGTTATCAGTGAATGCGGAAGATATGGGTAAAGTGATCGGGAAGCAAGGTCGTGTGGCAAAAGCGATCCGTACGATTGTTTACTCAGCAGCAGGCAGCCACCACGGCAAAAAAGTGTATTTGGATATTTTGGATTGA
- the rpsP gene encoding 30S ribosomal protein S16, translating to MAVKIRLKRMGAKRSPFYRIVVADARAPRDGRQIDQVGTYNPLTKPATVDINEELALKWLQDGAKPSDTVRNLFSEQGIMEKFHNAKYSK from the coding sequence ATGGCAGTTAAAATTCGTCTAAAACGTATGGGAGCTAAGAGATCTCCTTTTTATCGTATTGTAGTAGCTGATGCACGTGCACCACGTGACGGCCGTCAAATCGATCAGGTTGGTACATACAACCCGCTTACAAAGCCGGCAACAGTTGATATCAACGAAGAATTGGCTTTGAAATGGCTTCAGGATGGAGCTAAACCATCTGATACAGTACGTAACTTGTTCTCAGAACAAGGTATCATGGAAAAATTCCATAACGCTAAATACAGCAAGTAA